AAAGCTGTTCGTGACAATCGTCCTATTCTGATTAGCTTTTCCTTTTTATGCCATGTAGATTTCTTTGTCCTACAGCGATTTGTCAGAACAGTACAAGAAGCCGTTTCAAAAGAAGTATAAAAAACAAGAGTTCACTGAATGAACTACACCCCAAGCGTTAGATTTTGACTCTAACTTTTAGGGGCAATCACACTTGAACTCCTGTTTTTTTATTTATGAGTAAATTATTGTACCCATTTGTTGTTGTCCATAATAAATGGTTTTGCCAATCCTTCTCCAGTATAATCTGCATATTTTGTCAATAGATACTGGTAGCAATCTTCCTTTGTCTCGAATTTAATCGCTTGATAGGGTTCCTCAAAGGATAGCTTTTCTACAAATAAGAAGCCCGCATCTGTTGGTACCAACACACCGACATGACCAATAAAGAGTGCTTCTCCATCCAAGTTATCGTGCAAAACGACAGAAAGCATTCTTGCCTTGTCGTCAAACTTGAATTGTGAAAGGAAGTTTTCCATTTTTTTCGCATGAACCTTTACATCCGTCGTTGATTCTGTCTTCACTCTTGAGAACAATCGATTAAAGGCTTCTTTATCTTCTGTGTCAAAGAGCTTTCCGCTTTCAATTGCATCATTGTCTATAAACAGCAACGCATCATCTTTTTCAATTGGGGGAATGTCCATCTTGTTTTTCAACAGCACATAGCTATTGATCCGACAGTTGGTTCCCACAAAATCACTGTGCTTTGCGGTCCATAGGTTGCTGATTTTTTCAACGTCATACTCTGTTTTACTAAAAGGAGCAAAATCACCTTGTAAACCTGCAGAAACGACAATTTCGTTGTAGTCATTCACAAGCTTAAAGAAAGCATCCACACTGTCCTTATTCAAAT
The window above is part of the Streptococcus himalayensis genome. Proteins encoded here:
- a CDS encoding DUF4300 family protein, producing MKKVFKGVTFGFCVAMLLGLSACSQAQKTAESPVTKETTASSSQQEMPQWVATYTNLASRTSVEDVQALLSTHLNKDSVDAFFKLVNDYNEIVVSAGLQGDFAPFSKTEYDVEKISNLWTAKHSDFVGTNCRINSYVLLKNKMDIPPIEKDDALLFIDNDAIESGKLFDTEDKEAFNRLFSRVKTESTTDVKVHAKKMENFLSQFKFDDKARMLSVVLHDNLDGEALFIGHVGVLVPTDAGFLFVEKLSFEEPYQAIKFETKEDCYQYLLTKYADYTGEGLAKPFIMDNNKWVQ